One genomic region from Xyrauchen texanus isolate HMW12.3.18 chromosome 16, RBS_HiC_50CHRs, whole genome shotgun sequence encodes:
- the LOC127657032 gene encoding protein Jade-1-like: MMKRIRVPSTSDDSDNGSNSTSWSQHSNCKHRKQNGKRPSEVFRTDLITAMKLHDTHQLNPEDYYELADSWRQEWEKGVQVPVSPESIPQSTVRTVAEKCPAALFIRPKKLVRLSESSVLGYVGIQTLADGMCRYDLNEEDVAWLQTTNEQFSMMGVQPLDELTMERVMEEFERRCYDNMNHAMETEEGLGIEYDEDVVCDVCQSPDGEDGNEMVFCDKCNICVHQACYGILKVPEGSWLCRTCALGIFPKCHLCPKKGGAMKPTRSGTKWIHVSCALWIPEVSIGNPEKMEPITNVSHIPSNRWALICCLCKEKTGACIQCTAKSCRVAFHVTCGLHCGLKMNTILTEADEVKFKSFCPKHSGMDWNEEEGDEEKPVTEERCRNLGVDFSPSSEPRPTCNTEEKRLSERKLRVQQLEDEFYRFVAADEVAEHLQLPLEMVDFLFQYWKLKRKVNFNKPLIMPKKEEEDSLARREQEVLLRRLCLFTHLRQDLERVRNLTYMVSRRERIKRTMCRVQEQIFHHHIRLLEQGLVAGISSTRHLEKAMFYFRTAPPVPPSPQPLKGHCGQNSALSSTVQNHEKGSNHYRASKNIGADKPAKMPRPESLVMENSFSSEEVIDSGSRGCKLQRNQATAASSTVKRYESRLRGSVVIESHREDDETEHPLEDRKRRRRRRRRSSSSKLWEQVSVKDKLKRSKCMDDSVKNKMEENSMDNRLLMSLNKTTGTATIGVNTPTTYNGSLRKTSQHQGKQVPSGTTRRHLNNWGSFRIPKRSERTTGDKDGQEGSDMADQNSSLIKTYNTNPTSSSSPIRTRLRTGSENRSHMEESDLGQSEQGKRCHAQRLRSHDSMTRRYGSNVIQRGVLAS, translated from the exons ATGATGAAGCGAATCCGCGTCCCGAGCACCAGTGATGACTCCGACAATGGAA GTAACTCCACATCCTGGTCTCAGCACTCCAACTGTAAACACAGGAAACAGAATGGGAAGAGACCGTCGGAG GTGTTTAGGACAGACCTGATCACCGCTATGAAGCTGCATGACACACACCAGCTGAATCCTGAAGATTATTATGAGTTAGCCGATTCCTGGAGGCAGGAGTGGGAGAAAGGGGTTCAGGTCCCCGTTAGTCCCGAATCCATTCCACAATCTACTGTGCG CACTGTAGCTGAGAAATGTCCTGCTGCTTTGTTCATTAGACCAAAGAAGCTTGTTCGCTTATCTGAGTCATCAGTGCTGGGATATGTTGGTATTCAAACGCTAGCTGATGGCATGTGTCGATATGACCTGAATGAGGAGGACGTAGCTTGGCTGCAGACCACTAATGAGCAGTTTAGTATGATGG GCGTGCAACCCCTGGATGAGCTGACAATGGAGCGGGTCATGGAGGAGTTTGAACGGCGTTGCTATGACAACATGAACCACGCTATGGAGACTGAGGAGGGGCTTGGCATAGAGTATGACGAGGACGTGGTGTGTGATGTATGTCAGTCACCTGACGGCGAGGATGGCAATGAGATGGTGTTCTGTGACAAGTGCAACATATGTGTgcaccag GCGTGTTATGGTATACTGAAGGTACCTGAAGGCAGCTGGCTTTGCCGTACATGTGCACTGGGAATCTTTCCCAAATGCCATCTGTGCCCTAAGAAGGGCGGAGCCATGAAACCCACCCGCAGCGGCACCAAGTGGATCCACGTCAGCTGTGCCCTCTGGATACCAGAA GTAAGCATTGGTAACCCTGAGAAGATGGAGCCAATCACTAATGTGTCTCATATACCTAGCAACAGATGGGCTCTCATTTGCTGTCTGTGTAAAGAGAAAACAGGAGCTTGTATACAG TGTACTGCCAAAAGTTGCAGAGTGGCTTTCCATGTGACGTGTGGACTGCATTGTGGCTTGAAGATGAACACAATCCTAACAGAGGCTGATGAAGTCAAGTTCAAGTCCTTTTGTCCCAAGCACTCTGGCATGGACTGGAATGAGGAAGAGGGGGATGAGGAGAAACCAGTGACAGAGGAGAGATGTAGAAATCTTGGAGTAGATTTCTCTCCTTCCTCTGAGCCGCGACCCACATGTAACACTGAAGAGAAGAGACTCAGCGAGCGCAAGCTTCGAGTCCAGCAGCTTGAAGATGAATTCTATCGCTTTGTCGCCGCTGACGAAGTTGCAGAGCACTTACAGTTGCCCCTGGAGATGGTGGACTTCCTGTTCCAATATTGGAAGTTGAAAAGGAAGGTAAACTTTAACAAGCCACtcatcatgccaaagaaagaggaagaagacAGCCTTGCCCGGCGGGAACAGGAAGTACTGTTGCGTCGGCTCTGCCTCTTTACTCATTTACGACAAGATCTTGAGCGG GTACGTAACTTGACATACATGGTCAGCCGTCGAGAGAGGATAAAACGAACCATGTGCCGAGTGCAGGAGCAGATCTTTCATCATCATATCAGGCTGCTTGAGCAGGGACTCGTTGCTG GTATATCCTCAACTAGACATTTGGAGAAGGCTATGTTTTACTTTCGCACAGCACCTCCCGTGCCTCCATCCCCCCAACCTTTGAAAGGTCACTGTGGGCAAAACAGTGCTCTAAGCTCCACTGTTCAGAATCACGAGAAGGGGAGCAACCATTACAGAGCTTCAAAGAATATAGGAGCAGACAAGCCTGCAAAGATGCCCAGACCGGAGAGCTTGGTCATGGAGAACAGCTTCAGTTCTGAGGAGGTTATTGATTCAGGTTCTAGAGGGTGTAAGCTCCAGAGAAATCAGGCCACAGCAGCTTCATCTACAGTGAAACGTTATGAGAGTAGGCTGAGAGGAAGTGTGGTCATTGAGTCTCATAGAGAAGATGATGAGACCGAACACCCCCTAGAGgacaggaagaggaggaggaggaggaggaggaggagcagcagcagcaagcTCTGGGAACAGGTGTCAGTGAAAGACAAACTAAAACGGTCAAAGTGTATGGATGATAGCGTGAAGAATAAGATGGAGGAAAACAGCATGGATAACAGATTGCTGATGTCTCTCAACAAAACTACTGGCACTGCTACTATTGGTGTCAATACGCCAACCACATATAATGGATCACTAAGAAAGACAAGCCAACATCAGGGAAAACAGGTGCCATCTGGAACAACCAGGAGGCATCTGAATAACTGGGGTAGTTTCAGGATTCCCAAAAGGAGTGAGAGAACAACAGGGGATAAAGATGGGCAGGAAGGAAGTGATATGGCAGACCAAAATTCTTCCCTAATAAAAACCTATAATACAAATCCTACTTCCTCCTCCTCTCCAATCAGGACCCGGCTGCGTACAGGAAGTGAGAACCGAAGCCATATGGAAGAATCTGATCTTGGCCAATCAGAGCAGGGCAAGAGGTGTCACGCCCAAAGACTTCGAAGTCATGATTCAATGACTAGACGTTACGGTTCCAATGTAATTCAACGTGGAGTTCTTGCATCATGA